A stretch of the Gossypium hirsutum isolate 1008001.06 chromosome D07, Gossypium_hirsutum_v2.1, whole genome shotgun sequence genome encodes the following:
- the LOC107893242 gene encoding NAC domain-containing protein 83: MEGQRFVVNGGIKMPIGYRFRPTDEELVVHYLKKKALNLPLPASVIPEFDVFQTDPWSLPGDVKEKRYFFSSRYGNDSNNKKRKRVVAGSGYWKSIGKEKPILASGTNQVVGMRQALIFCERKPCTDTKPRWLLHQFRLVGSADQTQMTKREWHGDWVVFKVIQRKRNAKKHGVICSNSQTTRAAAYMPSCIDFTVEDSSMFGPPQPTSPSSSEITEVSPNGLLDQEESSAAVITTFLHYCMRKQ; encoded by the exons ATGGAAGGTCAAAGGTTTGTTGTAAATGGAGGGATCAAAATGCCCATTGGTTACAGGTTCCGTCCTACAGATGAAGAGCTTGTGGTTCATTACTTGAAGAAAAAGGCTTTGAACCTTCCTTTACCTGCTTCTGTCATTCCTGAGTTTGATGTTTTTCAGACTGATCCTTGGAGTCTACCAG GTGATGTGAAAGAAAAAAGGTATTTCTTTAGCAGCAGATATGGTAATGACAGTAACAACAAGAAACGTAAGAGAGTAGTAGCTGGTTCTGGTTACTGGAAGTCAATTGGTAAAGAGAAACCAATTTTAGCTTCTGGTACTAATCAAGTGGTTGGGATGAGACAAGCTTTGATTTTCTGTGAAAGGAAGCCTTGTACTGATACTAAACCCCGATGGCTCTTGCATCAGTTTCGTCTTGTTGGCTCTGCAGATCAAACACAG ATGACCAAGAGGGAATGGCATGGGGATTGGGTAGTTTTCAAAGTGATTCAGAGGAAGAGAAACGCAAAAAAACATGGAGTCATATGTAGCAATAGTCAGACTACTAGAGCAGCAGCCTACATGCCTAGTTGTATTGATTTTACAGTGGAAGACAGCTCTATGTTTGGTCCTCCTCAACCTACTTCACCAAGTTCAAGTGAAATCACTGAGGTGTCTCCCAATGGATTGTTAGATCAGGAGGAAAGCAGTGCTGCTGTCATTACTACTTTTTTACATTATTGTATgagaaaacagtaa
- the LOC107893244 gene encoding glycerophosphodiester phosphodiesterase GDPD2, translating to MALKTILHLSDLPNLDHVPEIYSTCFSKGLDLNRASSFRIPKFMVIGHRGHGMNILQSSDSRMKAIKENSILSFNSAAKFPLDFIEFDVQVTKDDCPVIFHDDFILTEENGTIFEKKVTELCLAEFLCYGPQKETGKEGKCLYRKTKDGKFVKWNVETDDSLCTLQDAFQKVEPSLGFNIELKFDDSAVYQQDHLLHILQVILQVVFEFARDRPIIFSTFQPDAAQLVRKLQNNYPVYFLTEGGASIYYDVRRNSLGEAMKVCLEGGLQGIVSEIKGVFKDPGAVPKIKDSNLSLLTYGKLNNVPEAVHMQYLMGIDGVIVDFVEEISQTVDDMIKPAKEMTREGKGESEANSKLQFSQKELSFLLKLIPELIQF from the exons ATGGCTCTTAAAACAATCCTTCATTTGTCCGACCTGCCAAACCTCGACCATGTCCCAGAAATCTACTCCACCTGTTTTTCCAAAG GGTTGGATTTGAACAGAGCATCATCGTTTAGGATACCAAAGTTTATGGTGATAGGGCATAGAGGACATGGCATGAACATTTTACAGAGTTCTGATTCTAGAATGAAAGCCATCAAAGAGAACTCCATTCTCTCCTTCAACTCTGCTGCTAAATTTCCCCTTGACTTCATTGAATTTGATGTTCAG GTAACAAAAGATGACTGCCCTGTCATTTTTCATGACGACTTTATCCTGACTGAAGAGAAT GGTACTATATTCGAGAAAAAAGTCACAGAATTGTGTTTAGCTGAATTTCTTTGTTATGGACCCCAGAAAGAAACAGGGAAAGAAGGGAAATGTTTATATAGGAAAACAAAGGATGGGAAATTCGTTAAATGGAATGTTGAAACTGATGATTCACTTTGTACATTACAAGATGCTTTCCAGAAAGTGGAACCTTCTTTAGGTTTCAATATTGAGTTGAAATTTGATGACTCTGCTGTTTATCAGCAAGACCATCTCCTCCATATTCTCCAAGTTATCTTACAGGTGGTGTTTGAGTTTGCCAGAGATAGGCCTATAATCTTCTCCACCTTTCAGCCTGATGCAGCTCAACTTGTTAGGAAGTTGCAGAACAACTATCCT gTTTACTTCTTGACAGAAGGTGGGGCATCAATTTACTATGATGTTAGAAGGAACTCATTGGGGGAAGCCATGAAGGTGTGCTTGGAAGGTGGTTTACAGGGGATTGTTTCAGAGATAAAAGGGGTATTTAAAGATCCAGGAGCAGTGCCTAAGATCAAAGACTCCAACCTCTCTCTCCTCACATATGGGAAACTCAA CAATGTGCCTGAGGCAGTGCACATGCAATACTTAATGGGAATTGATGGGGTGATAGTTGATTTTGTTGAAGAGATCTCACAGACAGTGGATGATATGATAAAGCCAGCCAAAGAGATGACTAGAGAAGGGAAAGGGGAGAGTGAGGCAAATTCAAAGCTTCAATTCTCACAGAAAGAGCTCTCCTTTCTATTAAAGCTAATCCCGGAGTTGATACAATTCTAA